A window of Pseudophryne corroboree isolate aPseCor3 chromosome 1, aPseCor3.hap2, whole genome shotgun sequence genomic DNA:
CACACAGTGTAGTGAAGAGGAAATTGAAAAGCAAAGATAATTAACTTCAATGCCAACATGTATGATGTTAGTATGTTGTTTATATTCTGTAATCATATAAAGCCCCAGTTTGCTTACAGTCACCCGGACACTGTTGGTGTATAATTCTGATTTGTGGGAGGTGATCTCATTAACAACATGTAACATTTGAAGGCTCCTGTGTTCAAGGGCTGAAAAATCTAATACTGCAATTCTGTTCTCCAGTGTATTTGCTTCAGAATACGTATTTGCCTGAAAATAGTATAGACCTGATGGATGATTCTGGTCATTATCAACATAATGTCATGTTCAAGGTCATTTAAGGACAGAAAATAAGATGAAATGATGTCCGTGATTGGACTGACCCATAGGGCCCTGCAGTTCGGCCCAAGCACAAAATAGGCAGATCTTTTCATTTGCCCTCACTTGTTAATTTGCACATAGATGTAGCCACTTGAGTTGAACAGTGGGATCTTATAGTGTATGGGCTCCTTAAGGGTATGTCAGCAATATGAAAGGTAGACCTTGTCATAAGAGCAATTCTTTCCATGGAACTGCATACTGCAGGATAAGTGCAATCATCTAGCTGTACATAAACGGATTGCTGTCTCTTCTGTTCTTAAGTAAACTAAAAAAAAAGAATAGCAGGCTGTGATATATTTATCATACAGCAAAAGTACTGTATGTGGCATTAAGGGGGCAATGTTACGTAACCAAAAGAAATATGAGCGGACATATGTGATGATGTTTCAGTTTTCTCCAAAACAAACCTAAAATGTGTAATCTGCATCAATTGATGCCTCAGGCGTTGTGGAAGCATGAAGCTTGTTAATATGGCATCAGATGCAGATCTATTGTGATGGTAATAATTTAACCAGGGGAGACTGACTTAATAGAAAGCCAAATGATTCGTTTTCCACCTTTCAGCTACAATATTATGCATATACATGCTCCTATAGGTCATGCATAAACACTTTCTATTCTGGTTGTATTTCAGAAGGAAAAGAgtaccaaaaataaaataaaataagaaaacttaagtaggtaatatactgtattatgcttGTACATTGCTGGTCGGTACCATTGATATCATTATGTCACAGCACAAATATACAGTACGGTGCATTTATTTAAGAAGgcttctaaagggccccatacactaggacgatgatGCCAGATTTAATCCGATTTcgtgcattcggcccgatatatcggatgaaatcgggcattttggaggtgtttccgatccgttgcgcattcccgtgagggtcggattggctcccctagatcgttagtgctgcactcgtgatatgttggttcctgcaggcatggctggtatcgcccaggatcgcccaatatatgtatcttgggcgatcctgccccccgggaggctgccggggtgatcgcctgcgacatgtcagacggacatgtcgcgtaaGTGTTTGGGTCCTTAACTCTACCTGCCTTGCTCCAATATGTAACGCAGGTACTGCTTATAAATGCAAGATATAAGACATTCAATTTCATGTATTTGTGAATGGGTATGTACTGCTGATTGCGGCATGCAGTAACTATGTACTTGTGCTATGAACAAAGTACTGAAAACTCCAAGGCGCAAAAGGGCGACTATCACATTGATGCCTTCCAAACAGGTAAGCCTGTAATATTTCTGTATCTTAATTGCTCATTCAAACTTCACACGCACAAAAAACTTGTTTAACGGTTAAGGTGTCCAgatggtcacataactgcatcataAACCATAGGAATGCCTTTATCCACCGTATCTATTCATCATCTAGAAGACAAAAATTCCACTCTGCTAAATATGCCATCTTGCCACGCGGATCACTGCACAGCATAGTATATACAGTGAGCATGCAAACCACTTATGTGATGTTAATAACAGCTTTTGTACAGCGCCAATCTTAATTTTTGGTTCTTCAAGAAGTTTTAGAATGTATTATATCATTGGAATATTTTAGAGGACAGGACATCATTTTTCAACATGTATAGCATTCAGTGCAGAGTCTTTATAATAGCATATAgttggaaggcttggaaattcttttCTTAGATAGGGGTCCATCTTTCAGGAAATCCCTTTGAGAAGGAGGAGAGACACATACACCTGGACAAGGATCATCTTTTAGGCTGAAGCCCACAGAGGTGATAGGCTATCAATGATATGCAAGTTCATCCAGGGTCTCTCACGTTCCAACCAGTTACATTCACGCTTTATACTGTACGTCTTTAGAGCAGTCGGACAATGAATTCATACACTTGTGACTGAAACCCTGCAGCTGCACACTTAACAGATAAGGACTGAAGCGTATACTGTTTGTAGTGTCATTTTTCTATTATTTAAATGAATCTTGTTATGGATGCATTGTATTTCAAGTATTGTGGTGAGTTCAAATATTTTTGGTTCATTTAAAGGACAGTTATTGTACTGGGGACCTTACAGAGATGAAATTGCTGATCtgttatttaaaataataaaacaggAGGTTCCTAAGTGCTTTATCTTTCTAGTATTTAAAGTCCACTCCTCTGCCATTCCTCCACTCCCCTCCCTCTTTTCACATAGTCTTGCATTAAGAGATGAGTGTCTCAGTTTCCATTCAGGCACTTTGAGCACATGCAGGATCTCACTGTTCTGGCATCTGAAACACAAGCATCAGACTCCCAGTGGACTCTTCTGTAAGGATTGTGTCAGCTCCGGGAGCAATGTCTTCACATGTGAATAATCCATCTCATTCAGGAGTTTCTGCAATCATTTTAGGATTGTTTTAACAGAGAATGCAAGAGTGATAAGGGACTACAGTCTGGAGTTATCTGTGGAGGGTTTAAGGAAGCAGTTTGACTTTGTGATACAGaaggtgttttgtttttgttacttGAATGGTTTGTTGGTTTGGTGCTATCTAACCCAGAGGAGCTCGGAGCTGCTGGTGCCCTGATGTTCAGAAAGTACAGTCTAATGGTGTAGAGAGATGAGACCAGATGATATCAACCCACGTACTGGACTGGTGGTAGCTCTAATGAGTATATTCCTTGTTTTTGGCTTCATGTTTACAGTTTCTGGTTTCAAAGGGGAAACTTTGGGATCTATTCCACTTCTTGCCATAGGTCCAGCTATTTTCCTGCCTGGAGTGGCAGCTATTACCTTGACCAGGAGGACAGATGGCTGTACTAAGTGGCCTTACAAATATTGCACCTGCTGCTGTAAAAAGGGCAGAGATAAAGAAAATGTGGAGCTTCTGAAAACCCCATCGGACATGGAGTCTGGGAAGGGAAGTTCTAATGAGCTGGACAAAAAGGCAGAACCAGAAGAAAAGGGTGAGGGCTGTGAGCCCAACAAAATCATCACCATAGGGGATTCCAGGACACTCACTGTGAAAGTGGATGGTGATGAGATGGTGAGGTACATGGACAAATGCTATTCCCAAAAAACATTACCTGGAGGGGTAGAAAACATTTGTTCTGTTTTTGATAAAAAGTATACCCCAGAAAGAATAATCTACACTGCCACAGAGGAGAGAGTTACCCTTGATCCTAGAGATAGTGGTGCAGCAGCCAGCTGTCAAGGGGGGGAGAGTCCTTATAACAGGTATTGCTGTTACATAAAACCAACGGAAGTGAACTGGGACCAAGAGACAGTTGTGTAAAACTACGCGTACACCTATACACTGAACAAGAATGTTTTTGCACTGCATGACAGATTCAggttctgtttaaaaaaaaaaaaaagtccaggtaCTTCTACCTGGCAGCCTTCTGCTACGGGGTTGTTGTTGCAGACCAGCATGTCTAGGATTATAGGTCACCTGTTTCCTTAGTGATTATTCTGGCCAATTGGTTCATCTGTGAACACAGTGCCTTGATATGTATGCAGTGGACGTTGTCGATCAACTAGAAGACAATGAGCAGGGCTAACAGCGCAGGCAAGCTGAGGTGTACACAGTTATTCCTCTCGTACACTGTAAGCTAATTGTCTGTGGCTCCAATAAGTTGCTGCGACAACAGTATCTTTTTATATGTCATATAGGATGCAAAATATTATGTTACATGTGGTGAAACAGGTACCCATATACTTTTCTGGCAAATCAATATATTTCAGCTTAGCACTGCAAATATGTGCTGCTATTTGTATGCTCAGAAATAGCATAACCCTCACTAACATAACTGAATGGAATGCTGCTGTTAACATCTGGCTAGGGTTCTTATTCTAGGGGAACTATCATTAAGAAGATACCATTTTTCATATATAAACAAAATGCAATTTTTTTCTTCAAGAAAGCACTTCTTTTGTTATATTTGTTGTTATATATTGATGCTCCAAATCTTATTTTGCTATGAGTGGAGAGATGTTAGTGATTGACTAAACCTCTTCATAGACTGCAATGGCAAGAGTAAA
This region includes:
- the TMEM215 gene encoding transmembrane protein 215; protein product: MRPDDINPRTGLVVALMSIFLVFGFMFTVSGFKGETLGSIPLLAIGPAIFLPGVAAITLTRRTDGCTKWPYKYCTCCCKKGRDKENVELLKTPSDMESGKGSSNELDKKAEPEEKGEGCEPNKIITIGDSRTLTVKVDGDEMVRYMDKCYSQKTLPGGVENICSVFDKKYTPERIIYTATEERVTLDPRDSGAAASCQGGESPYNRYCCYIKPTEVNWDQETVV